A single genomic interval of Candidatus Bipolaricaulis anaerobius harbors:
- a CDS encoding NEW3 domain-containing protein, whose protein sequence is MKRLSLVLGVVLALGRIGLGLDVPHSVFFLSEPLVLWTVPGEGDPTVSHGDAPVTSETWDRAPAGERIRWEASLPPAGPGVWVACTDRACHAFLRVPDEVGVVEVQASPGALLTLAGQAKVADALGWAFFVVAPGEHELVAELEGEASRQSVEVRPGERIARTLVLAAAGVSSPVALPGHTVTLSVRLIAPRDHPALNADLALPAGWEASPTPGVYDPLRAGELAVRSWRITIPAEAAAGAYVVGMAFPDLGLEAQASLAVAHRLPPREVVGHWDIAADWLDLSLPSVITYERLLWAATFVGRELPFTGRTLTAADLEALAREWEGSP, encoded by the coding sequence ATGAAGCGGCTGTCCCTCGTTCTCGGCGTGGTGCTCGCTCTGGGGCGGATCGGGCTGGGGTTGGATGTGCCCCACTCCGTGTTCTTCCTCTCCGAGCCCCTCGTCCTGTGGACGGTGCCGGGGGAGGGGGACCCCACGGTGAGCCATGGGGACGCTCCCGTCACCAGCGAGACATGGGATCGCGCTCCCGCTGGGGAGCGGATCCGCTGGGAGGCCTCCCTCCCCCCCGCTGGCCCTGGGGTGTGGGTGGCGTGCACGGACCGCGCCTGTCACGCCTTCCTCCGGGTGCCGGACGAGGTGGGGGTGGTCGAGGTCCAGGCGAGCCCCGGAGCGCTCCTCACCCTTGCCGGGCAGGCCAAGGTCGCCGATGCGTTGGGGTGGGCGTTCTTCGTCGTCGCGCCGGGGGAGCACGAGCTCGTGGCCGAGCTGGAGGGGGAGGCAAGCCGGCAGTCGGTAGAGGTCCGGCCCGGCGAGAGGATCGCGCGAACCCTCGTCCTCGCCGCGGCCGGCGTGTCGAGCCCTGTTGCCCTCCCCGGGCATACGGTGACCCTGTCCGTGCGCCTCATCGCCCCCCGCGACCACCCCGCCTTGAATGCGGACCTCGCCCTGCCCGCGGGGTGGGAGGCGAGCCCGACGCCGGGGGTGTACGACCCCCTCCGCGCGGGCGAGCTCGCCGTCCGCTCGTGGCGGATCACCATCCCCGCGGAGGCGGCCGCCGGCGCCTACGTAGTGGGGATGGCCTTCCCCGACCTGGGCCTGGAGGCCCAGGCCTCGCTGGCGGTGGCCCACCGCCTCCCCCCGCGGGAGGTGGTCGGCCACTGGGACATCGCGGCGGACTGGCTCGATCTCTCCCTCCCGTCCGTGATCACGTACGAGCGCCTCCTCTGGGCGGCCACGTTCGTGGGACGGGAGCTCCCGTTCACCGGTCGCACCCTCACCGCGGCGGATCTGGAAGCCCTCGCGCGGGAGTGGGAGGGGAGCCCATAG